AGGCCCTGGGATTAAAGCCCAGTACCACGAAAGTAAATACCTAGATGATTGGTCTGGCTTCCTGACGTCTCTcctaaaaaacagaaagcatttgaAGGCTGAGCTGATTTGGCCACACCACCTGCTCTCTGGGTCACTTACCTTTGTTAATCCCCTAACACCTGGGACTGACAACTATTTCGACAAGACTCTCTTCCCCCACCTCAATCCCCACCTCCTCTGCTGGTCACCACGATTGCCCCCTGGCGGCCAGGGGCAGTTGCGCCCTCTCGGGATGCCCGAGGGCGAGTGCGCGTGCGCTCAGGTGAGTTGCCGCCGCCCAGTCCTTAAGCCCTGAACACCTGCCTGGGAAACTTGTGGTTGGTTGTTGCCCTCGGGTCGTTTCCGGGCGGGGACAGGAACCGGGCCATGGAAGATCCTTTGGGGACTCGCGAGCCCCGGGCCCGTCCGAGGGAGCGAGACCCAGACCGGCGCCCACACCCGGACCGAGACCGCCACGTCGAGCGGCCGCGGGACAGAGCCGGGGACAGACACAGGGAAAGGAACGGTGACGTGAGAGGAAACGGGGACCGTCGAACGGGCAGGGAAAGGAGGACGGACCGAGACACGCGCCAGGACGGACACAGGGACGCGGGCCATCGTGCAGCTGAACAAAGAACCTGGGACAGGCCCCGCCAAAGCCGTGCGCGGCCCGAGCCCTGGGTGCCCAGCTGGGACACAGCCTCGACCCCCAGGCCCGCGCCCTGGGGGGGCCCGGAGCCGCCGCGGAAGCAGGGCCTCGGGCGCCGCGGGTTGGACAGGTGAGGGGTGTACCTGCTGGGGACCCGGATCGTGCCTCGTAGGCTACCTATCCTAGCCGGCGCTTGGGGGTGACTCCACGAAGTCCCCAAGCCTTTGTTTGAACTTGAttaccaaaagaaaaatggaaggtcCTGGAACCAGGGGAAGAAAGTTTCAGGACCGAAACCGGAACGGTTTAGAAGGCTAGGTGGGTGGGGCTCGCTGGAAGCTACACTCAAGTGGCCCCATGACTTACGCTTACACCCATTTCTCAAGTTAGCCCTCCATACGTTTCAAAGTCCAGTTTTCAGGTGTCGGGGCTCGGCGGGGCCGGGAGGGGGGAGGTAAACAAAGTTACCTCAAGAAGAGTTAATAGCTGGACTTGCCCCTCCTGCCAAGGCCATATGGCAGAAGCTGCGcttttaaaactagaaatcaagacCACCTGAAGTTCTCGAGTGGGTTTGTAACCCCTTCATCAGTGAGGTCTTTCCAAGCCGCTTCTTTCAAATCTTATGTTTGCTTAAACCCCACCCTCCTGAATGAACGAACTTCACCCGTAGGACTCTGAAGTCCCCTAAACACCTGTGTTCTGGAAGGTTTGTGAATGGGGACAGGAAGGAGGATCACAGGTGGCCTGGTCACCACACCCCCTCCTAGAGAGTCAGCGCGCCATCCAGTTCCACTGATGTTATCCTATGTGCAGACAAGGAGCTGGGCTCTGCAGAGTGAGTGGGATGGAATAAAAGAGATGTTGCCCCTGATgaccaaaccaaagaaaacgGCCCTTGGGTGGGACTGGATGTTTCatcgtgtggtgtgtgtgtgcgcgcgcgcagtGCATTGGTGAAAGGTTTAAGGATTTCAAACCAAAGAAGATGGGATGACATCTATGTCCTGGCAGTCTCAGCGTGTCTAAGCATCCCTATCAAAGGCATGGTCTTGTCATTATCATTTCAGCTCCCGTCTCTCTTGCAAGCAGGTCTGGGCCGTAGTCAGAACTGTGGGCGTTCTTTTCCCTGGAGACAACCCTTTTAGCTGCTGCTAGGTCCTGTTGGGATACCCGGCCTCTGCTGTTAGCCTTGGGAAAGCCTGCTATCATGAGTTTATGTTACACTATCTAATACCAACTAGCATTCAGTACAAAAGCTACGCCCAGATTCGGTCTGCTCTTTCAATCTTTGACACCAGCTATTGTTTCCCTGACTGAACTGCATCCACAGGAGTAGAAAAAAGAAGTTCATTTGTAAGCTTCCTTATAAACCAGAGCCCTGGttaccccacctcaccccaaagTGAACAAAAGAAATGCATTTGCTTGTTGCTTATTTAAAGGGTTGAGGCCAAAGGGCAGCTTCTCTCTGTCCTTGTAAGCATTTATTGGAAGGAGGGGATACAGGGGCTGGGATGCAGTAATTTACTGTCAGGGTTCAGAGTCCGATGCGGGAAGATGGCAGTGAAGCAGCTGACCGCAGCCCAATGTGAAATCAGTTCTTACAGAAAAAGCTGGGCTTTGGAAAGAATAAATCTGGACTCCTGTCTAAGCATAGACAGGATCCCAAGAAGGTGGCCTAGAGCTGAGTTCCGtggaaggaagatggaagagaaagagaaggtgtTTCAAGCAGAAAAACAACTTCCTCAATGACCAGAGGCCTGGGTCCTCGTTAGGGGTGGAGGATTGCTCACTGCTGCTGGCTTAGGGTGCCTAGGGTGTGAGTGTGCACAGTGCAAGAGCCTCCTGTGTCCTCAGTGCACCTAGGCTGTGAGTGTGCACAGCCTCCTATGTGTTGAATGGATTAAGGATTTCAAACCAAAGAAAGATAAGATGACATCTATGTCCTAGAAAACGCCCCAAATCCAACAAGTAGAATGCAGCCTCCTGTTGAATCTCAGGCAGAGCCCAGCATATATTAGacaaaagaaaggacaaaaagaGACATAAGGTGCCAGGTTGGCCAAGGAAGAAATGACAGCTCTCCAAAGTAgcctggctgggtgtggtggtatataactacaatcccagcacttggaaggtgggggCAAGAGAATCAGGGGCTCAAGGCCAAGTTCCTTACTGAGTTGAGAGTTCATGATAGCCCATACCTGTGACCTagcacttcagaggctgaggcaggaggatcacatgttTAAGGCAAGCCTAGGCTGCATACtgatgaatgtattttttttaaaactataaatgaaGCCTTAATACTAAACAAATTGAGCTGCCATCCCGTCCCTAATGTCTGTGTGCTCCTTGGTTGCAGTGAACTTGCTTCGGAGAGATATGTGTCCCTGCACTCGCGGCCCGAACGACAGGAAGAGGAATATTACAAGTCTGAAGCCGAGGGTCTCCTGGAATGCCACCAGTGCAGATACTTGTGCTCAGGGAGAGGTGAGCCTTGGGGAGCCCCATCTGACCATTTATATCGCAAATGGCTTGGGGAGAGGCAAGGTAGGGGTTGAAGGGGTATGAGTTGGTGAATTCAAAGCTCATTGAAattgtcgtccccccccccccccccgggtccCTAGTATTCTCATTCCCATGTATGCGTGGGGTTCttgcttaagaaaagaaaagacaggaaggtcTGAACAGGCAATGAGGCTCCGCAAGCTTATCCAGGGCGCTTGGCTCTGAGCTTGGGTCAGACATGCTTCCACCTCTCAGCCCCCTGGGAAAACTTGGCATGTTCGGTGTCCTGTGAGCTGCTTGTGGTGGACAGCGGCCCCTCTGGCACAGCAAGCTCCATAGAGGGAACGTCATGCCAGCAAATACCCAACTTGCGCCTGAAGCCAAACAAGAACGGATGGTCTCCTTAGAGACCTGATGCCAAGCAGTCAGGCCCTGGCTTCCACTCCTCATTGACTGAGATGCATAGCATGGATAGAGTTTACATTAAGACCAAATTTACAGCCTAGCATGGTGActtgcatgtctgtaatcccagtttagGCAGGATGGCTGTGAGTTCTGGAACAGCTTGGGtgacatagcaagaccctatctcaaataacaaAAAGTCATATTCGtgcatagagaaaaacaaaaaaaagtgtcaTAAAACTACGTGATCCTTCCACACACCGAGTGcatcattcatattttctttcattataaaCAAAAGATGGGGCCAGGGTGACGGCTcaggggtaaaggtgcttgctgccaagcctgccgACCCAAGTTAAAGCCTTAGGACCTACTCGGTGAAAGGAGAGAGTCAACTTccccaagttgtcctccaacctaAACACATGTGCTatatagacacacaaataaagcaaaaattgtGGCACGGTGGCATGTGGCCAGTGgtacaggaggaccaggagttcagagACCAGCCCGAATTGTAGGAAGCCCTGTGTCAGACAAAACAGAATGGGCTTCCGGAGCCTTTAACACTGTAGTCACCACCTACCAGCCTGGCCTCCCAGGTCCTGGTCTTGCCAGCAAGGAGGAAAATCTGGTTTGTCAGGGTGAACCCGATGGTGCAGGGGACTCGTGGTTGGTTAGTCGGCTGAGGCTGCCCGTGACTAAGTGAGGAAGCATCCCAGCCTACAGGGGGGAGATGGTGGAGTCCACAGCTGAAGGTGTGCTGTAGGTGACGGCGAAGGAGTAGTGATTACAGGATCATGAAGAACTTTGATGGGAAAGGTTTCCATATGCTGCTGCCAGTCATGTCTACAGTCCTCTCAGCAACGCAGGCTCAGAGAGGCGCAGCAAGTTACCCAGCTCACACAGTCATTAGGGAAGGCACTGGAATTGAAACCAGAAACCCCAGCCTAAGGCCTCAAAGCGTTTCCTTGCGGAATGTTCTTCTCTTGTGCTGTAAATAACAGGAGCAAGTCTGAGGCTGGCTAAcaaggcttctttctttctttctttctttctttctttctttctttctttctttctttctttctttctttctttctttccatccctccttcctctcttttctttctttctgtgattgATTTACCAAGAGCATGGGCAGGGCCTGGGCTTTCTGACCAAAACACACCTAGATTTAGATTTGATTGCTTCTGGCTCTTTGACTTTGAGTCTGGCGGTTGGGTATGGAAGTCCTGGTCTGTTGGAAAGCTTGAAGATGGTTCTGCCCTCAGAAAGCAACAGATGGGCGCTGGTGAAGAACACTGGTGCACAGGCGAGCACTAAGTGCCGAGACAGCCTTCTGCATTAGGACTGGCTGGAGCAGGAAGACAAGCCTCGATGCAGGTCACCTGAAGGCATCTAAGTCCACAGTGGAGTGGATCCTTTGTGGCTTTTTCTTTGGCAGTGAAATCATGTCATTGCACTCCTCCCAGTACACAAGGCACCCTGTGGCCCTCTGGGGACACTCTGAAGTCTGCTCTGTGATTCACCCCTAGGAAGTTCAGTGGAACACTCAGACCGACAGAAAGTACTGAGAGCTGGCTTCACTTTTGTAAGAAAGAACTCACAGATAGAGACATCTTTAGGGGCTGGAAGTAAAGATCAGATTGAAAGCAGGTGTGCATGTGGCTTGCACATGAGGCTTCCCTTGACCCCACCCCAGTCCTCTGTGGGTGTAGATTCTGTTCATTGACTGTTTGGAGGGACAGGTGTGTAGGGCTAGTTCCATGATTAGAAGATGTAAGTCTCAGCTCATTTGCATATGGAACAGTTCTCCCCACTTTCTTGCTCTCCCCTGGCCTTAGAAGCTTAGtcgttttcttcttcttcttcttcttcttcttcttcttcttcttcttcttcttcttcttcttcttcttcttcttcttcttcttcttcttcctcctcctcctcctcctcctcctcctcctcctcctcttcctcctcctcctcctccttctccttctttttaacttttagtttttcgagatagggtttctctatataactgactgtccagctgtcctggaactcagtttgtagaccaggctggcctcaaactcacaaagatccaccgtgtctgcctcccgagtgcaggggaTTCAGGGCTGCAACACCACCGCTGGGCAGAAGCTTAGCTCTTAAATTGCAGCAGTTTGTACTTTCTAGAAGCTTTGACCACCATCGATGCAAAGCACCTTTGAAAGTCTGACCTTTCACCCAGGACGGAGGCACGCAGCAGCAGCCCCAGCCATCTAGGAGGCTGGGGCGAGGGGATCAGTTGAGTCCATGATTTAGATCAACCAAGGTGACAtagactatctcaaaacaaaacagacaagctGGGCTTCATGGGACACACTtgaaattctagcacttgggaggctgaggtgggaggaccacAAGTTTTAGGAAAGTgctttctcaataaataaaataaaataaaacaaaattttcagttttcttacaATTAGTATAGTCATTTCcccccttctctgtgtgtgtgtccatgcatgtctgcaagtgcatggaggccagaggacaattccGACATCATTCCTCAAGTGCTCTGAAAGGGCTCATGGAAGAAACTCATGTGCGATCTTTTTCTAATTTGTAATTTTGAATCTCTCCTTTTGAATAATTGATGCCCTAATAGAGAACTGGCCTGTACTGAGGTTATGTCAGGATTCCAAAGTGCAGCTGGTTCAAAGGGGGCTGACTTGCAAGGGGGTCTGGAGACTTGGCCTGAGCCAGACGTTGAACTGCTGATCTTGGGCTCCAGTATCAGGGGAAAGCCCGTGAAGGCCTGTGAGCCTCGGGCCTCTGTTTCAAGGATGCCACTTGGTCTGCACAGCCCTGCTCATCCTTTTGTGGATCTACTGAGCCTAACAGAGGAGGCAGGAACTCCATGAGGCTCCAGCCCTTCGGGTGTTCCATTAGGAAATTCTCTCTGGCAGGAGGTGAAGTACATGTGAGTCCCTGGGCTCCCATCCCTAGTACCACAAAATAATGTTTGTCACATAGCAATGCACTGGAGAAATCTAGATGTCCCTTCGTGCCATTGAATTGTTTAAATTCATGATGACGCCAGGAATGATGGCACCCGAGAAACTAAAGCAGAAGGATccagagttccaggctaacctgttCTCCATGGTGAAACTGCTTCAAATTAATTGAAACCATTATAGTGATCTCTACATCTTTTAAAGTCCTGaggtagggctggggagatggctcaggggtaacaGCGCTTGCTGCTCTATGATAAGGACCCGTCTTTGGCTGCGCACCACATccggcagctcacaaatgtctgtaactaaGCGCCAGGATATCTGACATCTTCTGGCTTTTgagcacatgtacatatactgacatgtgtaaataataaaaattaaagataaatctAAAGTAGATTATGTTTacagagatataaaaatatatttagaattaaaACAGATTTCCTGAGATGGGGGGACATGTGTATGTATAGAGGGGGTAGAgctcatatagtccaggctagtctcaaatttaCTATGGAGTTAAGGCTGGCCAagaactcctgaccttcctgcctctgcctcccagtactggAGTTATAGTcaggtgccaccatgcctagtattttacatgggtgctgggatctagTTCTCATGCTTAGAAGGCAAGCTCTTTACTGACAGCCATCCCTGCttggctttttggttttgtttttcaaagcagggtttttctgtgtgtggctctggctgtcctgaaagtcaccctttaaaccaggttggccttgaactcagagatccacctgactctgccccctgactactgggattaaatgtgtgcaccaccaccacttagcCCTATGTGGCTTTTTTGAGTGTTATGCTTTTCAGTCAAAAGAATTTCACAAAAGCATTCGTGCTACCACCTCACACTAGCTGTGCAGCCGACACTcgctgcccactgtgggcagaagGAACCGGCAGGAAGGGTAGTGAGAGCCTCCTGGTGCAAAGACAGCATCTCGAAACAGTAACGCCCTCTCCTTACAGCCTGCTGCCAGATGCTGGAGGTTCTGCTCAACTTGTTGATCTTGGCCTGCAGCTCTGTCTCTTACAACTCCACAGGGGGCTACACAGGCATCACCAGCCTGGGCGGGATTTACTAC
This is a stretch of genomic DNA from Arvicola amphibius chromosome 15, mArvAmp1.2, whole genome shotgun sequence. It encodes these proteins:
- the Marveld3 gene encoding MARVEL domain-containing protein 3 isoform X2, producing the protein MEDPLGTREPRARPRERDPDRRPHPDRDRHVERPRDRAGDRHRERNGDVRGNGDRRTGRERRTDRDTRQDGHRDAGHRAAEQRTWDRPRQSRARPEPWVPSWDTASTPRPAPWGGPEPPRKQGLGRRGLDSELASERYVSLHSRPERQEEEYYKSEAEGLLECHQCRYLCSGRACCQMLEVLLNLLILACSSVSYNSTGGYTGITSLGGIYYYQYGGAYSGFSGADGEKAQQLDVQFYQLKLPTVTAAMAYSGALMTFSCLLILGGILRVPWHCPPWLVIEGLMDVLIAGAYIPASYFFFQHLSAAYSSDVCKEREALYQSKGYSGFSCGMHGGDIGAGVFAAMGIVVFAVGAVLAFRGYRKVKKLKEKPAEMLEF
- the Marveld3 gene encoding MARVEL domain-containing protein 3 isoform X3, whose product is MEDPLGTREPRARPRERDPDRRPHPDRDRHVERPRDRAGDRHRERNGDVRGNGDRRTGRERRTDRDTRQDGHRDAGHRAAEQRTWDRPRQSRARPEPWVPSWDTASTPRPAPWGGPEPPRKQGLGRRGLDSELASERYVSLHSRPERQEEEYYKSEAEGLLECHQCRYLCSGRGGYTGITSLGGIYYYQYGGAYSGFSGADGEKAQQLDVQFYQLKLPTVTAAMAYSGALMTFSCLLILGGILRVPWHCPPWLVIEGLMDVLIAGAYIPASYFFFQHLSAAYSSDVCKEREALYQSKGYSGFSCGMHGGDIGAGVFAAMGIVVFAVGAVLAFRGYRKVKKLKEKPAEMLEF